TCGTAACGTGGTTGTTTTCAGTGGCGATCGTCATCAATCATCGATTGCAAAAACCGGCGTGAAAGACTGGGGTATATTGTTTGATATTACCGCAAGCCCGATCAACGAACCGGCTTCTGCTGCTGAAGAAGACGCTTCCTTTGAAGGCAAAGCCTACGCGGGTGAGAGCTTCGGCTTTGCTCAAATCGACTGGCACGATAAAAAGATGAGCCTACAGATCCGCGACGCGGCCAATAAGGTTATCAATTCTGTATCTTTTAAAATTAAGTAAATTCAATAGTTTATAATTTATTTTAGAATCATTCTAAAATTGGGCTTGATCCAAGATGACTTTAGAACTATTCTAAATCCCGAATTCACGAACTGGGGGATTCATCATAATGGGACACAAAATGTCTTTAAGCACAGAAGAGATTCAGGCCAAGCTCCTTGCGGCTGGCGTGCAGCCGACGCTGCAAAGAATCGCTATCTGTAAATACGTTTTGTGCGAAGCGGACCACCCGACGGCTGAACAAGTTAAAGAGTGGGCCGAAAAGAACCTTGAGAAAATCAGTCAAGCAACGGTGTACAACACACTGAACACTTTGGTGGATGCGGGACTGTTGCGCGTTTTCAAGTTCCCTCATTCAGAGAAGGTCATCTACGACAACAACGTGCATGATCACTATCATTTCCTTGATGAAAACTCGGGGCATCTTTACGATATCGAACCAAAGGATGTCTCTGTTGAGATGGAAGTCCCAGCGAAGTTCATCGTGAATTCTATGGAAATCGTTCTTAAAGGCCAATTAAAGGCCAACTAAATACTAAGGAGTATGACATGTTAGGTATCGGCGAAAAATTCCCAGAGTTTAAATTGCAAGCCTGTGTTTCTCGTGAAAAAGGTAAAGAGTTCGCAGAAATCAGCAACGCAAATTTCAAAGGCTCTTGGGCTGTTATGTTCTTCTGGCCTCTCGATTTCACTTTCGTATGCCCTACTGAAATCGCTGAGTTCAACAAAGCTCACAAAGATTTCAATGCTCGTGAAGCGAAATTGTTTGGCTTGAGCGCGGACTCTCACTTCACACACTTGGCTTGGCGTGAAAACCATGCTGATTTGAAAGACCTTCAATTCCCAATGAT
The sequence above is drawn from the Bdellovibrionales bacterium genome and encodes:
- a CDS encoding transcriptional repressor, producing the protein MSLSTEEIQAKLLAAGVQPTLQRIAICKYVLCEADHPTAEQVKEWAEKNLEKISQATVYNTLNTLVDAGLLRVFKFPHSEKVIYDNNVHDHYHFLDENSGHLYDIEPKDVSVEMEVPAKFIVNSMEIVLKGQLKAN
- a CDS encoding peroxiredoxin, whose product is MLGIGEKFPEFKLQACVSREKGKEFAEISNANFKGSWAVMFFWPLDFTFVCPTEIAEFNKAHKDFNAREAKLFGLSADSHFTHLAWRENHADLKDLQFPMIADYNKSLTHTLGIASKENGAPLRATYIVDPEGIIRWVSVNDLSVGRNVKEVVRTLDALQTDELCPCNWEKGQKTLG